In one Thermodesulfobium acidiphilum genomic region, the following are encoded:
- a CDS encoding nitroreductase family protein, with amino-acid sequence MQKDFINILLDRRSHRKFLPDPVPKEDIEKIIYIATMSPSATNSQPWEYIAVYDNSLKEELANAVLKKLEFLASTLDKEKDTRQIKLISKSSFYFTFFKEAPVVIFAIAKPYKSVMDFINEYFVEEDEPSFAYEASIQSVSASILQLQIAAHILGYGSCWMTAPNIARKEMGKILGIQEADRIVATIPLGKPAIKDLAAPRRKSVNEVLRFM; translated from the coding sequence ATGCAAAAAGACTTTATTAACATTCTTTTAGATCGTCGATCCCATAGAAAGTTTTTACCTGATCCGGTCCCGAAAGAGGATATAGAAAAGATTATATATATCGCTACTATGTCCCCATCTGCTACAAATTCTCAACCTTGGGAATATATAGCGGTTTACGACAACTCTTTAAAGGAAGAACTTGCAAACGCAGTACTTAAAAAACTTGAATTTCTAGCATCTACTCTTGATAAAGAAAAAGATACAAGACAGATAAAACTTATTTCAAAATCGAGTTTTTATTTTACTTTCTTCAAAGAAGCTCCCGTTGTAATATTTGCTATTGCGAAGCCTTATAAGTCAGTAATGGACTTTATTAACGAATATTTTGTAGAAGAGGATGAACCGTCCTTTGCATATGAGGCATCAATACAAAGCGTTTCAGCAAGTATTTTGCAACTTCAAATTGCTGCACATATATTAGGTTATGGAAGTTGTTGGATGACTGCACCAAATATTGCAAGAAAGGAAATGGGCAAAATTCTTGGGATTCAAGAAGCCGACAGAATTGTTGCTACTATACCTCTAGGTAAGCCTGCGATAAAAGATTTGGCTGCGCCAAGGCGTAAAAGTGTTAATGAAGTTTTACGCTTTATGTAA
- a CDS encoding riboflavin synthase: MFTGIIEDVGQIISFSPQGYGYKIKISFKKQFDDLKISDSIAVDGVCLTVTKINGQSFEADISKETVSVTTFKHLKAGMKVNLERAMKHDSRFGGHIVLGHVDGVGKITSIKNEKLNAILTIEFPPPLKKYIAHKGSIAVNGISLTIAAVKENSFDVALIPLTIKETSLSDKKVGSPVNIEVDVISRYIENLLKYKD, from the coding sequence ATGTTTACAGGTATTATAGAGGACGTTGGCCAAATAATTTCTTTTTCTCCACAGGGGTATGGATACAAAATAAAGATTTCTTTCAAAAAACAATTTGATGATTTAAAAATTTCTGATTCTATAGCAGTTGACGGTGTTTGCCTGACAGTAACAAAGATAAACGGTCAATCCTTTGAAGCTGATATCTCAAAAGAAACCGTTTCTGTTACTACTTTTAAGCATTTGAAAGCTGGGATGAAAGTAAACCTTGAAAGAGCAATGAAACATGACTCGAGATTCGGAGGGCATATTGTGCTGGGTCATGTAGATGGTGTAGGAAAAATTACATCTATCAAGAATGAAAAGTTGAATGCGATACTCACTATAGAATTTCCTCCTCCACTGAAAAAGTATATAGCCCACAAAGGTTCTATAGCTGTAAACGGAATTAGTTTGACCATAGCTGCTGTAAAAGAAAATTCTTTTGATGTGGCACTCATACCTTTAACTATCAAGGAGACTTCTCTCTCAGATAAGAAGGTGGGCTCACCCGTCAATATTGAAGTTGACGTTATATCAAGATATATTGAAAACTTGTTAAAGTATAAGGATTAA
- a CDS encoding slipin family protein, which produces MYEVVRFAFSSVLIFILFVILVTAIVLPSAIRITQEYERGVVFRLGRFVGVRGPGLILLIPFVERMVKVDLRTITMDVPPQEIITKDNVPVRVNAVVYFRLVDPELGVLKVENFVRATSQIAQTTLRSVLGQSELDEMLSQREAINHRLQQIIDEQTNPWGIKVSVVELKDVEIPQEMQRAIAKQAEAERLRRAKVIIADGEFQASEKLKQAAEVMAQNPLTIQLRFLQTIADISPERNTTTILPIPINLLSHIFNPAYLQSVEKEDK; this is translated from the coding sequence ATGTACGAGGTTGTTAGATTTGCTTTTAGCTCAGTTTTAATTTTTATTTTGTTTGTAATACTTGTAACTGCAATAGTTCTTCCAAGCGCTATAAGAATTACTCAGGAGTATGAAAGAGGTGTTGTTTTTAGATTGGGTAGGTTTGTAGGGGTAAGAGGGCCTGGTCTTATACTCTTGATCCCATTTGTTGAAAGAATGGTAAAGGTAGATCTGAGGACTATTACGATGGACGTTCCTCCACAGGAGATCATTACAAAAGATAATGTTCCGGTCAGAGTGAATGCAGTAGTATATTTTAGATTAGTAGATCCGGAACTTGGAGTGCTCAAGGTTGAGAATTTTGTAAGAGCTACTTCCCAAATTGCGCAAACAACTTTAAGATCGGTTCTTGGTCAATCTGAACTTGATGAAATGTTGTCACAAAGAGAAGCTATAAACCACAGACTTCAACAAATTATAGATGAACAAACCAATCCATGGGGCATTAAGGTAAGCGTGGTTGAGCTAAAAGATGTTGAAATACCTCAAGAGATGCAAAGAGCTATAGCCAAACAGGCTGAAGCAGAAAGGCTCAGAAGAGCAAAGGTTATTATTGCAGATGGAGAATTTCAGGCATCAGAGAAGTTAAAACAGGCTGCTGAAGTTATGGCACAAAATCCCTTAACTATTCAACTTAGATTTTTACAGACAATTGCCGATATTTCGCCAGAGAGAAATACGACTACCATACTTCCTATTCCGATAAATCTTTTAAGCCATATTTTCAATCCTGCATATTTGCAAAGCGTAGAAAAAGAGGATAAATAA
- the alaS gene encoding alanine--tRNA ligase, which yields MTSDDIRRLFLNYFKDRGHTVLPSFSLVPEDPTILFTIAGMVPFKPYFLGREEPPFKRAATSQKCLRTNDIEEVGKTARHHTFFEMLGNFSFGDYFKEKAIPFAWVFVTEVLHLQKERLFITIYKDDDESYEIWRSLDIPAEKIYRSGEKDNFWSAGPVGPCGPCSEIYYDRGENFGCKRSDCSPLCDCDRFLEIWNLVFMQYNRDEESNLTLLSKKGIDTGMGLERIASVLQGKDSNYETDLIYPIIEKISSITGIEYKGKGIIPLRVMSDHLRGAVFAISDGVLPSNEGRGYVVRRLLRRALTLSHLSGYQIPFIYKAVPTVSDIYRHSYPELFEKKEYIIDAIRAEEEKFSQSLKDGLSIFNKLVPQIRKDGIVSGEIAFMLYDTYGFPVELTKEMAAEFNVGVDIEGFNELLIQRKNLSRQGSQFVNEVITTSLTTEFVGYDNFKTGSKILGIYKSNNEVRSLSFGEEGYIVLDKTPFYPESGGQISDIGYIVSKNSTFRVINVQKEKDAIFHFGKVESGSFCAGDSIEAEIDINRRSLSSSNHTCTHILHAVLREKFGEAVSQRGSFVSDELLRFDFFSNALSDEDISDIEISVNKIIMKNYKVTVQEMNLEDAIKSGAIALFSDKYKSKVRVVNIDSVSSELCGGTHVKMTGEIGMFAIVKQESIASSVRRIEAFTGIKALKYFQQKRKNLDEIDKILDASGFPVKKSISIIKDLDETKKRLKEVTMNYLRIRANNLAAEEIGKFSLYSENLNGCTKEDMLFFVDLARNHFDNLILFIYSVNDQGANFVLSISDKVSKGISAKELAKIITNVTGGGSGGRDKVVQGGIKDINKLDFAINALKDFLKTV from the coding sequence TTGACTTCAGATGATATTAGACGCCTTTTTTTAAATTATTTTAAAGATAGAGGTCATACTGTTTTACCAAGCTTTTCGCTTGTTCCGGAAGATCCAACAATTTTGTTTACAATTGCAGGCATGGTTCCGTTTAAACCATATTTTTTGGGGAGAGAAGAACCGCCTTTTAAGAGGGCGGCAACTTCTCAAAAATGTTTGAGAACCAATGATATTGAAGAAGTGGGAAAAACTGCTAGACATCATACATTCTTTGAGATGTTAGGTAACTTTTCTTTTGGTGACTACTTTAAAGAAAAGGCTATCCCTTTTGCGTGGGTTTTTGTTACAGAAGTTTTACATTTACAAAAGGAAAGACTTTTTATAACTATATACAAGGATGACGATGAGTCCTATGAAATTTGGAGGTCTTTAGATATACCTGCTGAAAAGATTTATAGATCGGGTGAAAAGGATAATTTTTGGTCTGCTGGGCCTGTAGGTCCATGTGGTCCTTGTTCTGAAATATATTATGATAGAGGAGAAAACTTTGGTTGTAAGAGATCTGATTGTTCTCCACTTTGTGATTGTGATAGGTTCCTTGAAATTTGGAACCTCGTTTTTATGCAATACAATAGGGATGAAGAATCTAACTTAACATTGCTTAGCAAAAAAGGTATAGATACCGGAATGGGTCTTGAAAGGATAGCTTCAGTTTTACAAGGAAAGGATTCAAATTATGAGACAGATTTAATATATCCTATTATTGAAAAGATCTCTTCTATTACTGGAATAGAATATAAAGGGAAAGGAATTATCCCATTGCGAGTTATGTCTGATCATCTAAGAGGCGCTGTTTTTGCAATATCTGATGGAGTACTCCCTTCAAATGAGGGAAGAGGCTACGTAGTTAGAAGACTTTTGAGAAGGGCTCTTACCCTTTCACACCTGTCAGGGTATCAGATTCCATTCATATATAAGGCAGTTCCAACTGTTTCTGATATATACCGTCATTCATATCCTGAGCTTTTTGAGAAAAAAGAATATATTATAGATGCTATAAGAGCGGAAGAAGAAAAATTTTCCCAAAGTCTCAAAGATGGTTTAAGCATTTTCAATAAATTAGTGCCCCAAATTAGAAAAGATGGCATTGTTTCTGGAGAAATTGCATTCATGCTTTATGACACTTATGGCTTCCCTGTTGAGTTAACCAAAGAAATGGCTGCAGAATTTAATGTAGGCGTTGATATTGAGGGATTTAACGAATTATTGATACAAAGAAAAAATCTTTCCAGACAGGGGTCACAGTTTGTAAACGAGGTTATAACCACATCTCTTACTACAGAATTTGTTGGCTATGATAATTTTAAGACTGGTTCAAAAATATTGGGTATATACAAAAGTAATAACGAAGTAAGGAGCCTTTCTTTCGGTGAAGAAGGATATATTGTTTTGGATAAGACCCCTTTTTACCCGGAAAGCGGAGGTCAAATTTCTGATATCGGTTATATTGTATCCAAAAATTCTACCTTTAGAGTTATAAATGTGCAAAAGGAAAAGGATGCAATATTTCATTTTGGGAAAGTAGAATCTGGAAGTTTTTGCGCTGGGGACTCCATAGAAGCTGAAATCGATATAAACCGAAGAAGTTTGTCCTCGAGCAATCATACCTGTACTCATATTTTACACGCTGTTCTTAGAGAGAAATTTGGTGAGGCTGTTAGCCAAAGAGGCTCATTTGTTTCGGATGAACTATTAAGATTTGACTTTTTTTCGAATGCTTTGTCTGATGAGGATATATCTGATATTGAAATATCTGTAAATAAAATAATAATGAAAAATTATAAAGTTACAGTTCAAGAGATGAATCTTGAAGATGCAATAAAATCAGGTGCTATAGCCTTGTTTTCGGACAAGTATAAATCTAAGGTTAGAGTGGTAAATATTGACAGCGTTTCTTCAGAGTTGTGTGGAGGCACTCATGTGAAAATGACAGGTGAAATTGGCATGTTTGCTATTGTAAAACAAGAATCTATTGCAAGTTCTGTTAGAAGGATTGAAGCGTTTACTGGAATTAAAGCTTTAAAATATTTTCAACAAAAAAGAAAAAACCTTGATGAAATAGATAAAATTTTAGATGCAAGTGGTTTTCCAGTGAAAAAGTCTATTTCTATCATAAAAGATCTGGATGAAACTAAAAAACGACTTAAAGAAGTTACCATGAATTATTTGAGAATAAGGGCTAACAATCTTGCTGCAGAAGAGATTGGGAAATTTTCCTTATATTCTGAAAATTTAAATGGCTGCACTAAAGAGGATATGCTCTTTTTTGTAGATTTAGCTAGAAATCATTTTGATAACCTGATACTATTTATTTATTCAGTCAACGACCAAGGTGCTAATTTTGTATTGTCAATTTCAGATAAGGTGTCAAAAGGTATTAGTGCAAAAGAATTAGCCAAGATTATTACAAATGTCACAGGTGGAGGATCTGGAGGCCGAGACAAAGTTGTACAGGGTGGAATTAAAGATATCAACAAGCTTGATTTTGCTATCAACGCTTTGAAAGATTTTTTGAAGACCGTATAA
- a CDS encoding endonuclease III domain-containing protein — MTKEIDLIKSYRILYDFLGPQGWWPADTPLEVAVGAILTQNTSWQNVEKAIFNLKQKKLMNLNALVEINPDELAMFIKPAGYYNIKSKRLKNFVSKIYKNFKTIEEIKKLELIEARRFLLGINGIGYETADSILLYALEYPIFVIDTYTLRWLERFNIKFSGNKRVIYHKSQDFFMKNLPNETRLFKEYHALIVKLGKEFCKKKPNCKKCPFFIKAQ, encoded by the coding sequence TTGACAAAAGAAATTGATCTTATAAAAAGTTATAGAATTTTATATGATTTTTTGGGTCCTCAAGGTTGGTGGCCAGCCGATACACCTTTGGAAGTTGCAGTTGGAGCTATTCTTACGCAAAATACCTCATGGCAAAATGTAGAAAAAGCTATCTTTAATTTAAAACAAAAAAAATTAATGAATCTAAACGCACTAGTTGAAATTAATCCAGACGAACTAGCAATGTTTATTAAACCTGCTGGATATTACAACATAAAATCCAAAAGATTAAAAAATTTTGTATCAAAAATATACAAAAATTTTAAAACAATCGAAGAAATTAAAAAATTAGAACTCATTGAGGCAAGGAGATTTCTTCTGGGAATAAACGGGATTGGATATGAAACTGCTGACTCTATTCTTCTTTATGCTCTTGAATATCCAATATTTGTAATTGACACGTACACTCTAAGATGGCTTGAAAGATTCAATATAAAGTTTTCTGGCAACAAAAGGGTTATTTACCACAAATCGCAGGATTTTTTTATGAAGAACTTGCCCAATGAAACTAGGCTGTTCAAAGAATATCACGCTTTAATTGTGAAACTCGGAAAAGAATTTTGTAAGAAGAAACCAAACTGCAAAAAATGCCCCTTCTTCATCAAAGCTCAATAA
- a CDS encoding DHA2 family efflux MFS transporter permease subunit has product MKLLIMPKDTTLPNKWMVTLTIMISTLIAALDTSIVNVALPNMRGSLGASVTEITWVSTAYMLSNVVVMPAIGFLSDLFGKVRFFTFSVIIFGVGSFLCGLAWNMESMILFRVIQGIGGGALIPMSQAILRETFPPEEQGKAMGVFGMGVVLGPGIGPTLGGYITDNYSWNWIFYINMPFIILDLILISLFLKESLDRERHTGKIDYVGLMLMTVGLSTLQIMLEKGQENSWFESDFIVKLAITSAVSLILFIIWELKTDKPIVELRVLKDLSFTSATMLGGIFGMGLFGSLFLLPMLFESVLGYSVMESGLALMPRSLAMAFAMPLAGRIYNFLGPKKMIFIATVLAAISFYPLTVMNLDINAWDILIPQLIQGIAFAFIFVSLSTAALMTVERKYMFGASGLFNLIRTVCGSVGIAVFATMLENSTTINRAYMVEHIVTNNPFYTQSSLVSPATTSPILSNWFADISGALMQNAGSTPADLPDKTFAILSNYIDLHAAIMAYNTTFFWILFLFIVATLFSLLIRDTRPDKLKNREDSKATESIIEL; this is encoded by the coding sequence GTGAAATTATTAATAATGCCTAAGGATACTACTTTGCCAAATAAATGGATGGTAACCCTTACAATAATGATTAGCACGTTAATAGCTGCTCTTGACACGAGCATTGTAAACGTTGCTTTACCAAATATGAGGGGTTCTCTTGGAGCGTCAGTTACTGAAATAACCTGGGTTTCAACAGCGTACATGTTGTCAAACGTAGTTGTAATGCCTGCAATTGGTTTTCTAAGCGACTTGTTTGGTAAGGTAAGATTTTTTACTTTTAGCGTAATTATTTTTGGAGTAGGTTCTTTTTTGTGTGGTCTTGCCTGGAATATGGAATCGATGATCCTTTTTAGAGTTATTCAAGGCATAGGTGGTGGTGCTCTAATTCCTATGTCACAGGCAATTCTTAGAGAAACGTTTCCCCCAGAAGAACAGGGTAAAGCTATGGGAGTTTTTGGTATGGGAGTTGTTTTGGGGCCAGGTATTGGGCCAACACTTGGTGGGTATATAACTGATAACTATAGCTGGAACTGGATCTTTTATATAAATATGCCGTTTATAATATTAGATCTAATACTAATCTCTCTCTTTTTAAAAGAATCTCTTGATCGAGAAAGGCACACCGGCAAAATTGATTATGTAGGTCTTATGTTGATGACGGTGGGTCTTTCGACCTTGCAAATAATGCTTGAAAAGGGTCAGGAAAATTCGTGGTTTGAATCTGATTTTATAGTAAAACTTGCCATTACCAGCGCAGTCTCTCTTATATTGTTTATAATTTGGGAATTAAAAACTGATAAACCTATTGTAGAGTTAAGAGTTTTAAAGGATTTATCCTTTACCAGTGCTACAATGCTTGGCGGCATTTTTGGTATGGGACTTTTCGGAAGTTTGTTTTTATTGCCAATGTTATTTGAAAGCGTTCTTGGTTACTCAGTTATGGAATCAGGTTTAGCTCTTATGCCAAGAAGTCTCGCTATGGCTTTTGCTATGCCACTTGCTGGAAGAATATACAATTTTTTGGGGCCGAAAAAGATGATCTTTATTGCCACAGTATTGGCTGCAATTAGCTTTTATCCTCTAACTGTAATGAATCTAGATATCAATGCCTGGGACATATTGATTCCTCAGTTAATTCAGGGAATTGCATTTGCGTTTATATTTGTATCTTTAAGCACTGCAGCTTTAATGACTGTTGAAAGAAAGTATATGTTTGGAGCATCTGGACTTTTTAATCTTATAAGAACTGTTTGTGGCAGCGTTGGGATAGCAGTTTTTGCCACAATGCTTGAAAATTCCACCACTATAAACAGAGCATATATGGTAGAGCATATTGTTACAAATAACCCATTTTATACACAGAGTTCTCTGGTTAGTCCTGCTACTACATCTCCAATACTAAGCAACTGGTTTGCAGATATAAGTGGCGCTTTGATGCAAAATGCAGGTTCAACCCCTGCTGATTTGCCAGACAAAACCTTCGCTATTTTGAGCAACTACATTGATCTTCACGCTGCTATAATGGCTTATAATACTACTTTTTTTTGGATACTCTTTTTGTTTATTGTAGCCACTTTGTTTAGCCTTTTAATTAGAGATACTAGACCTGATAAACTGAAAAATAGAGAAGATTCAAAGGCTACAGAAAGTATTATTGAGCTTTGA
- a CDS encoding NfeD family protein, with amino-acid sequence MRYFNFTIIAFLFLFTFSLFNKACAGEILVLHVNGAIDPVIARYVKSGIESANNKNMSLVVIELDTPGGLDQSMREIVQSILKSKVPVASFVYPSGARAASAGTFIVEASSLAVMSPNTSIGAAHPVMIGGGNDKTLLEKATQDAASYIRSLAKIHGRNENWAQSAVLNSQSLNDSEAIKEGVIDIVAKDLDSLVSQANGRTVIADNNKIVLNLEPNFVYYKMSFFENFLHLISNPTVASILMMVGIYGIIFELASPGLIFPGIIGFICVVLSFFALGNLPFNITGLLFVGFAVILFVTEIFVSSFGILTIGGIISLVFGMFMIFEPSERLGYPSVLTVVIPAAILTGLLIAILFYLVLGTRRKKPFIDSSYLIDKEAEVKDVRDGAKLLLVFFDGELWSAKPIDDQVYKVGDTVRIVGKEGIVLKVKRT; translated from the coding sequence ATGAGATATTTTAATTTTACAATCATAGCGTTTTTGTTTCTCTTTACTTTCTCTCTTTTTAATAAGGCTTGTGCAGGAGAGATATTGGTTTTACATGTCAATGGTGCAATAGATCCTGTAATAGCAAGATACGTTAAGAGTGGTATTGAGAGCGCAAATAATAAAAATATGTCACTTGTAGTAATAGAACTTGATACACCTGGCGGTCTTGATCAGTCTATGAGAGAGATAGTTCAATCTATTTTAAAGTCAAAGGTACCTGTTGCAAGCTTTGTATATCCATCTGGCGCAAGAGCTGCATCGGCGGGTACTTTTATTGTAGAGGCGTCTTCTCTGGCTGTTATGTCACCAAATACTTCTATAGGTGCTGCTCACCCTGTGATGATTGGAGGGGGAAACGATAAAACTTTGCTTGAAAAGGCAACTCAAGATGCTGCTTCATATATTAGAAGCCTTGCAAAAATTCACGGAAGAAATGAGAATTGGGCTCAAAGCGCGGTATTAAATAGCCAAAGCCTAAACGATTCAGAGGCAATTAAAGAAGGCGTAATAGATATTGTGGCTAAAGATTTAGATTCTTTGGTTTCTCAAGCAAATGGCAGAACAGTTATAGCTGATAACAATAAAATAGTTCTTAATTTAGAGCCAAATTTTGTATATTATAAAATGTCCTTTTTCGAAAATTTTTTGCATCTTATTTCAAACCCTACTGTAGCAAGCATATTAATGATGGTTGGAATTTATGGAATTATATTTGAGTTGGCAAGTCCTGGGTTAATCTTCCCTGGAATTATTGGTTTTATATGTGTTGTGTTGTCATTTTTTGCGCTTGGTAATCTACCATTTAATATTACGGGATTACTTTTTGTTGGATTTGCTGTTATTCTTTTTGTGACGGAGATTTTTGTTTCATCTTTTGGTATTTTGACTATTGGCGGTATTATAAGTTTAGTTTTTGGAATGTTCATGATTTTTGAACCCTCTGAGAGATTAGGCTATCCATCAGTTCTTACAGTTGTAATTCCAGCAGCTATACTGACTGGTTTATTAATAGCTATACTTTTTTATCTTGTTCTAGGAACTAGAAGAAAAAAGCCATTTATAGATTCTTCTTATCTTATTGATAAAGAAGCTGAAGTAAAAGATGTGAGAGATGGTGCAAAGCTACTTTTAGTTTTTTTTGATGGAGAACTTTGGAGCGCAAAGCCAATAGATGATCAGGTTTATAAGGTTGGTGATACCGTGAGAATAGTAGGTAAAGAGGGAATTGTCCTTAAAGTAAAAAGGACATAA
- a CDS encoding universal stress protein, giving the protein MDRKSVLVAFKNFKGDRSVLKEATRIARSNNAVVYLLNIVERSSFLGVYNPDAEEELLKRAESEIEKAKDYLKSEGVEALGLVKFGERSEIICDVAKKIKPVRIVIGNRGLRGIKRLLFGGVPERVVKTSPCPVYVVE; this is encoded by the coding sequence ATGGATCGGAAGTCTGTTTTGGTAGCCTTTAAGAACTTTAAGGGAGATAGATCCGTTTTGAAAGAGGCTACAAGGATTGCAAGGTCAAATAATGCTGTCGTTTATCTTCTGAACATAGTCGAGCGCTCTAGTTTCCTTGGGGTATATAACCCGGATGCAGAAGAAGAACTTCTTAAAAGGGCAGAAAGTGAGATAGAAAAAGCGAAAGACTATCTTAAATCAGAAGGTGTCGAGGCGTTAGGACTTGTGAAATTTGGCGAAAGAAGCGAAATTATATGCGACGTTGCAAAAAAGATAAAACCAGTAAGGATTGTAATTGGAAACAGAGGGCTTAGGGGTATAAAAAGGCTTTTATTTGGCGGGGTACCAGAAAGAGTAGTAAAAACCTCTCCTTGTCCTGTATATGTTGTAGAATAG
- a CDS encoding HlyD family secretion protein, with protein MSDQPKENNVRTKFKLLQPKKPSKKGFLIFILVVLALLSPFAYQKIVYSLTHQSTDDAYIEGTYIYISPQISGKIVAVNVERYQEVKKGQVIAEIETSDYTNALNLNEAALNKAKATINELESSEKQAEAALQQAMDNYSSAEAQAELAQKERVRYEDLYKQNAVSADVYDTYLTKEKTAVAAMKAAQKAVTRAKAALDTIRAQKVTALYAIKEAKANLDQALINVKRTKIYAPEDGYIAKKFAEVGNYAVPGQTLFILVKKNDLWVTANFKETQLDKMRVGQKVDIYVDAYPGIKFEGHVESFQPGTGAVFSLLPPENATGNFVKVVQRVPVRIAIDSPYDPKHPLYPGLSVNPYVDTGF; from the coding sequence ATGTCAGACCAACCTAAAGAAAATAATGTCAGGACTAAATTTAAACTCCTACAACCAAAAAAGCCTTCTAAAAAAGGTTTCCTTATATTTATTTTAGTTGTGCTCGCTTTACTTTCTCCCTTTGCTTATCAAAAAATAGTTTATTCTCTTACTCACCAGAGCACAGACGATGCATATATTGAGGGTACGTATATTTATATCTCACCTCAGATATCGGGCAAGATTGTTGCAGTTAATGTAGAGAGATACCAAGAAGTAAAAAAGGGCCAGGTTATCGCTGAAATTGAAACCTCTGATTATACAAATGCTCTTAATCTAAATGAGGCTGCACTTAATAAAGCTAAAGCAACTATCAATGAGCTTGAAAGTTCTGAAAAACAAGCTGAGGCGGCGCTGCAACAAGCAATGGATAATTATTCATCAGCTGAGGCACAGGCGGAACTTGCGCAAAAAGAGAGGGTGAGGTATGAAGACTTATATAAACAAAATGCAGTTTCTGCTGATGTTTATGATACCTATCTTACCAAGGAAAAGACGGCTGTAGCTGCTATGAAAGCTGCTCAAAAAGCCGTTACTCGGGCAAAGGCAGCTCTAGATACCATTAGAGCACAAAAAGTTACAGCTTTATATGCTATTAAAGAAGCTAAAGCGAATCTAGATCAGGCTCTTATTAATGTTAAAAGAACGAAAATTTATGCGCCAGAAGATGGTTATATCGCAAAAAAGTTTGCAGAAGTAGGAAATTATGCTGTACCCGGACAAACTTTATTTATTTTGGTAAAGAAAAATGACTTATGGGTTACTGCAAACTTTAAAGAAACTCAACTTGATAAGATGAGAGTAGGTCAAAAGGTGGACATATATGTTGATGCGTATCCTGGAATTAAGTTTGAGGGACACGTTGAAAGCTTCCAACCAGGAACTGGAGCAGTATTTAGCCTTTTGCCTCCGGAAAATGCCACAGGAAACTTCGTCAAAGTTGTTCAGAGGGTACCCGTAAGGATAGCAATTGATAGCCCATATGATCCGAAACATCCTCTTTATCCTGGGCTTTCAGTAAATCCTTATGTCGATACAGGATTTTAG